The proteins below come from a single Candidatus Methylomirabilota bacterium genomic window:
- a CDS encoding putative glycoside hydrolase: protein MSEVPTQSASRHLLDGGYALLLLAVAIVFGYGLLLPTSLRARTLPFKEAAFSLTTGRVEAPRPVRTWPARVIGRIMDAERKPLAGASVTAAGKESRVNAEGTFALDAPPPPDTPLVVKLPGYERVVVQPTHGSIEVVLKPQMVKAAYLTYYGVADRGIRGRVLELLARTELNAVVIDIKGDRGWIPYRTEVAAARAAGAQGPVIIKDFDGMIADLKARGIYTIARVVTFKDNVLANHRPDLAIIDARTGRPWADNEKLAWVDPFQEEVWSYNLAIAKEAARKGFDEIQFDYVRFPTDGRISAAQYSKPNTRGTRLPTIVAFLERARRELGALGVFVAADFFGYTAFNENDTDIGQRIEELAPHLDYICPMVYPSGYHLGIPGYPNPVDHPYEVVYESVKLIRKRAGGAQVRPWLQDFKDYAFDRRVFGPVQIRAQIQGANDAGALGWMLWNPRNDYTGAALRPKGSLAAK, encoded by the coding sequence ATGAGCGAAGTTCCCACGCAGTCCGCGAGCCGCCACCTTCTCGATGGCGGCTACGCGCTGTTGCTGTTGGCGGTCGCCATCGTCTTCGGTTACGGGCTGCTCCTCCCCACCTCTCTCCGGGCAAGGACCCTGCCCTTCAAGGAAGCGGCGTTCAGTCTGACCACGGGGCGCGTCGAAGCGCCGCGCCCCGTCCGCACGTGGCCGGCGCGCGTCATCGGTCGGATCATGGACGCCGAGCGCAAGCCGCTCGCCGGCGCCTCGGTGACGGCCGCCGGCAAGGAGAGCCGCGTGAACGCCGAGGGCACGTTCGCGCTCGACGCGCCGCCGCCACCAGACACCCCGTTGGTGGTCAAGCTCCCCGGCTACGAGAGGGTCGTGGTGCAGCCCACCCACGGGTCGATCGAGGTGGTGCTGAAGCCGCAGATGGTCAAGGCGGCCTACCTCACCTACTACGGCGTGGCCGACCGCGGCATCCGCGGGCGCGTGCTCGAGCTGCTGGCGAGGACGGAGCTCAACGCCGTCGTCATCGACATCAAGGGTGACCGCGGCTGGATTCCCTACCGGACGGAGGTGGCGGCAGCCCGGGCGGCCGGCGCCCAGGGCCCGGTGATCATCAAGGACTTCGACGGCATGATCGCCGATCTCAAGGCGCGCGGCATCTACACGATCGCCCGCGTGGTGACGTTCAAGGACAACGTCCTGGCCAATCACCGCCCCGATCTCGCGATCATCGACGCGCGCACCGGGCGCCCCTGGGCCGACAACGAGAAGCTGGCCTGGGTCGACCCGTTCCAGGAGGAGGTCTGGAGCTACAACCTCGCCATCGCCAAGGAAGCCGCGCGCAAGGGGTTCGACGAGATCCAGTTCGACTACGTCCGCTTCCCGACCGATGGCCGGATCTCGGCGGCGCAGTACTCGAAGCCCAACACCCGCGGGACGCGACTACCGACGATCGTCGCGTTCCTGGAGCGCGCCCGGCGCGAGCTGGGCGCCCTGGGCGTCTTCGTCGCCGCCGATTTCTTCGGCTACACCGCCTTCAACGAGAACGACACGGACATCGGGCAGCGGATCGAGGAGCTGGCGCCACACCTCGACTACATCTGCCCCATGGTCTATCCGTCGGGCTACCACCTGGGGATCCCGGGCTATCCCAATCCCGTCGATCACCCGTACGAGGTCGTCTACGAGAGCGTGAAGCTCATCCGCAAGCGTGCCGGGGGGGCCCAAGTGCGGCCGTGGCTGCAGGACTTCAAGGACTACGCCTTCGACCGGCGCGTCTTCGGTCCGGTCCAGATCCGCGCCCAGATCCAGGGCGCCAACGACGCGGGGGCGCTGGGCTGGATGCTGTGGAACCCCCGCAACGACTACACCGGCGCGGCGCTGCGCCCGAAAGGATCGCTCGCCGCCAAGTGA
- a CDS encoding exo-beta-N-acetylmuramidase NamZ domain-containing protein, with product MRSAHGVRFLIAVVVSLALTGSSQVFADMPDFTGVDEAARDAVASGDIPGVVVLVGRGDETLYHRAWGWRTLVPAPVPMTADTIFDIASLTKPLGTTVAVMALVERGALKLDAPLGRYLREFRGRSFEQVTIHRILTHSAGFPALPANGTLNGGFPAAARALAQRPLDYSPGTGFQYSDTGFILLGEVVRRVGGEPLDRYLEHILVRPLGLRDTAFRPSGAMRARVAPTDFQNGALLQGQVHDPRARLLGGVAGHAGMFSTAADLARICRMLLNGGELDGRRVLRDSTVHTMWARAPDVDGARALGWDMSSSFSRAMSPFFPPESVGHTGFTGTAVWVDPPTRTYMIVLTNRVHPSGGGAARIRELRIRVAAAVGAALFMPPSLPVPVASATGPAADEGDTGSGARLMLPSRAAGVVRTGLDVLVAQNFAPFQGHAVGLITNQTGIDARGRRAIDLFASAPGVRLAAIFSPEHGLTGDATAEVPHGRDALTGTPIWSLYGPSRRPTSEMLRGVSVLVFDVQDIGVRYYTYLTTLVYVMEEAARRGIPVIVLDRPNPITGRIVEGPVMDPDLRSFTAPHPLPVRTGLTIGEFARLVAAERKLAVSLTVVPVAGWERSRWYDETGLPWVNPSPNIRSVTQALLYSGIGLLEGTNLSVGRGTDTPFELVGAPWIDPHALADALNAQRLPGLRFEPVMFTPTDDSYARVTCWGVRLVVTDREAIRPVTVAFALASALRTQHRDQFRPENIQLLLVHRPTMWAFLRSEPLDRLVGWAEMERESFLNRRASYLIYP from the coding sequence GTGCGCTCGGCTCACGGCGTTCGGTTCCTGATCGCGGTCGTCGTCTCGCTTGCGCTGACCGGGTCCTCCCAGGTCTTCGCCGACATGCCCGACTTCACCGGGGTCGACGAGGCGGCGCGCGACGCCGTGGCGTCGGGCGATATTCCCGGCGTGGTGGTGCTGGTGGGGCGCGGCGACGAGACGCTGTACCACCGCGCCTGGGGCTGGCGCACCCTCGTCCCCGCGCCGGTGCCCATGACGGCCGATACCATCTTCGACATCGCATCGCTGACGAAGCCGCTGGGGACGACCGTCGCCGTCATGGCGCTCGTCGAGCGCGGCGCCCTCAAGCTCGACGCGCCGCTCGGCCGCTATCTCCGCGAGTTCCGCGGCCGGTCGTTCGAGCAGGTGACGATCCATCGGATCCTCACGCACAGCGCGGGCTTCCCCGCGCTGCCCGCCAACGGGACCCTCAACGGCGGATTCCCGGCCGCCGCCAGGGCGCTGGCGCAGCGGCCGCTCGACTATTCACCTGGCACTGGCTTCCAGTACAGCGACACCGGCTTCATCCTCCTCGGCGAAGTGGTTCGCCGCGTGGGCGGGGAGCCCCTCGACCGCTATCTCGAGCACATCCTCGTCCGCCCGCTGGGGCTGCGCGACACCGCGTTTCGCCCCAGCGGGGCGATGCGGGCGCGGGTCGCCCCGACCGACTTCCAGAACGGCGCGCTGCTCCAGGGCCAGGTCCACGACCCGCGCGCTCGCTTGCTCGGCGGCGTCGCCGGTCACGCCGGCATGTTCTCGACGGCGGCCGACCTGGCCCGCATCTGCCGGATGCTCCTCAACGGTGGGGAGCTGGACGGCCGGCGGGTGCTGCGCGACTCCACCGTCCACACGATGTGGGCGCGCGCGCCCGACGTCGACGGCGCCCGCGCGCTCGGCTGGGACATGTCCTCGTCGTTTTCCCGCGCGATGTCGCCGTTCTTTCCGCCGGAATCGGTCGGGCACACCGGGTTCACCGGCACCGCAGTGTGGGTCGACCCGCCGACCCGGACCTACATGATCGTGCTAACCAACCGCGTGCATCCGAGCGGAGGCGGCGCCGCCAGGATCCGCGAGCTCCGGATACGCGTGGCGGCGGCGGTCGGCGCCGCGCTGTTCATGCCCCCATCTCTGCCCGTGCCGGTGGCCAGCGCCACCGGGCCGGCCGCCGACGAGGGCGACACCGGCAGCGGCGCCCGGCTGATGCTCCCGTCCCGCGCCGCCGGGGTCGTGCGGACCGGGCTCGACGTCCTCGTCGCGCAGAACTTCGCGCCCTTTCAGGGCCACGCCGTCGGGCTCATCACCAACCAGACGGGGATCGACGCGCGGGGGCGGCGGGCCATCGACCTGTTCGCGTCGGCCCCGGGCGTGCGCCTGGCGGCGATCTTCTCGCCGGAGCACGGCCTCACGGGCGACGCGACCGCGGAGGTGCCGCACGGGCGGGACGCGCTGACGGGGACCCCGATCTGGAGCCTGTACGGCCCCTCCCGCCGCCCGACGTCCGAGATGCTCCGGGGGGTCAGCGTGCTGGTCTTCGACGTCCAGGATATCGGCGTGCGGTACTACACCTACCTCACGACGCTCGTGTACGTGATGGAAGAGGCAGCACGGCGGGGCATCCCGGTCATCGTGCTCGACCGGCCCAACCCGATCACCGGTCGTATCGTGGAGGGGCCGGTGATGGATCCCGATCTCCGGTCGTTCACCGCCCCCCATCCGTTGCCGGTGCGCACCGGCCTCACGATCGGCGAGTTCGCGCGGCTGGTGGCCGCCGAGCGCAAGCTTGCCGTCTCGCTCACCGTCGTGCCCGTGGCCGGCTGGGAGCGGTCGCGGTGGTACGACGAGACGGGACTGCCGTGGGTGAACCCGTCCCCGAACATTCGCTCGGTGACGCAGGCGCTCCTCTACTCCGGGATCGGGCTGCTGGAGGGGACCAATCTCTCGGTCGGGCGGGGAACGGACACGCCGTTCGAGCTGGTGGGGGCGCCCTGGATCGATCCCCACGCGCTCGCGGACGCCCTGAACGCCCAGCGTCTGCCGGGCCTCCGCTTCGAGCCGGTGATGTTCACGCCCACCGACGACAGCTACGCCCGCGTCACCTGCTGGGGCGTGCGGCTCGTCGTCACCGATCGCGAGGCGATCCGCCCCGTGACCGTCGCCTTCGCGCTGGCCAGCGCGCTACGGACTCAGCATCGCGACCAGTTCAGGCCGGAGAACATCCAGCTTCTCCTGGTCCACCGGCCGACGATGTGGGCCTTCCTCAGGAGCGAGCCGCTGGACCGGCTGGTGGGCTGGGCGGAGATGGAGCGCGAGAGCTTCTTGAATCGGCGGGCATCGTATCTCATCTACCCGTAG
- a CDS encoding alpha/beta hydrolase, with the protein MTKLQFGCESARSRTLSVDGLRLHLLEWGAPGQPAICFLHGGSAHAHWFDRVAPAFADRFHVVALDQRGHGESDWPNPPVYGTEQFAGDLRGVLDALGWPRAVVVGHSMGGHNAMAFTAWHPERVRALVIIDSRPSIPEERLNRLRQRGHRALRLHPTLEEAVAVFRLLPRETVAEPALLAHLARAGVVPRPGGWTYRFDPDCNRLRRPADTWALLGRIGAPTLIVRGEWSPILAPELAERMRAAIPHATLVGIPGAYHHLVLDAPQAFVEVLAGFLASLG; encoded by the coding sequence GTGACAAAATTACAATTCGGCTGTGAATCGGCCCGGAGCCGAACCCTGAGCGTCGATGGGCTCCGATTGCACCTGCTGGAGTGGGGGGCGCCCGGTCAGCCCGCGATCTGTTTCCTTCACGGGGGCTCGGCCCACGCCCACTGGTTCGACCGTGTCGCACCCGCGTTCGCAGACCGCTTTCACGTCGTAGCGCTCGATCAACGTGGCCACGGCGAGAGCGACTGGCCGAATCCCCCCGTGTACGGCACCGAGCAGTTCGCCGGCGACCTGCGCGGCGTGCTGGACGCGCTGGGCTGGCCGCGCGCGGTCGTCGTGGGGCACTCGATGGGTGGCCACAACGCCATGGCGTTCACGGCCTGGCACCCGGAGCGGGTGAGGGCGCTGGTGATCATCGATTCGCGGCCATCGATCCCCGAGGAGCGCCTGAATCGCCTGCGCCAGCGGGGCCACCGGGCCCTCCGCCTCCATCCGACACTCGAGGAGGCTGTGGCCGTGTTCCGCCTGCTTCCCCGCGAGACCGTTGCCGAGCCCGCGCTGCTCGCGCATCTGGCCCGGGCGGGCGTCGTCCCGCGCCCTGGCGGGTGGACGTACCGGTTCGACCCCGACTGCAATCGGCTACGTCGGCCCGCGGACACGTGGGCGCTGCTCGGGCGCATCGGCGCGCCGACGCTGATCGTGCGGGGCGAATGGAGCCCGATCCTGGCGCCCGAGCTGGCCGAGCGGATGCGGGCGGCAATCCCGCACGCCACGCTCGTGGGGATTCCGGGCGCGTATCATCATCTCGTGCTCGACGCCCCCCAGGCGTTCGTCGAGGTGCTCGCCGGGTTCCTGGCCTCGCTGGGCTGA
- a CDS encoding NIPSNAP family protein, translating to MIFELRTYTLRPGTQGDYLKLSGEVGRKIRGDNYGKQEGFWTTETGTLNQLVHLWSYADLNERERLRQELSKNEAWTKEYIPQTRGFLLAQENKILSTVLPFEPPVETGLIYELRTYRAQVGKLAEWLGLFKEIQPVRQKYSKPVGVWQTEVSQLNEVVHMWAYRDLNHRRDVRSQALQDPQWAGFVAKASPLLAEMRSVILNPASFSKMR from the coding sequence ATGATCTTCGAGCTGCGCACGTACACGCTGCGACCGGGCACCCAGGGGGACTACCTCAAGCTCTCCGGCGAGGTTGGCCGCAAGATCCGCGGCGACAACTACGGAAAGCAGGAAGGCTTCTGGACCACCGAGACCGGCACCCTCAACCAGCTCGTGCACCTCTGGAGCTACGCCGATCTGAACGAGCGCGAGCGGCTGCGCCAGGAGCTGTCGAAGAACGAGGCGTGGACGAAGGAGTACATCCCGCAGACGCGGGGGTTCCTCCTCGCCCAGGAGAACAAGATTCTCTCCACCGTCCTGCCGTTCGAGCCGCCCGTCGAGACGGGGCTCATCTACGAGCTCCGCACGTATCGCGCCCAGGTGGGCAAGCTCGCCGAGTGGCTCGGGCTCTTCAAGGAGATCCAGCCCGTCCGCCAGAAGTACTCGAAGCCGGTCGGCGTCTGGCAGACGGAAGTCTCCCAGCTCAACGAGGTCGTGCACATGTGGGCCTATCGCGACCTGAACCACCGTCGAGACGTCCGAAGCCAGGCGCTCCAGGACCCCCAGTGGGCTGGCTTCGTGGCCAAGGCCTCGCCGCTGCTGGCCGAGATGCGCTCGGTGATCCTGAACCCGGCGTCGTTCTCGAAGATGCGGTAG
- a CDS encoding polysaccharide deacetylase family protein, whose product MIRLLAVTSLLAAALAPPALAQSRMPNELGRVMILEYHKIDYPEERWTRTPENFRRDLETLYARGYRLLALNDLLDARIALPAGMTPVVLTFDDSSPGQFRYLERNGTLEIDPKSGVGILETFFRERPDFGRAATFFVLPGASRPNRLFDQPEHEGRKLKHLVRQGYEIGNHTLWHANLGKYEEATVRAQIAEAQVWIQRHVPDYRPRTLALPHGVYPREVGWALRGTAKGATYSHDAILMVAGGAAPSPFSRGFDPARLPRIQALERDLAYWLAYFDRNPDERFVSDGDPATVTVPAKWRERLRTSMPRALRVIER is encoded by the coding sequence GTGATCCGCCTCCTCGCCGTCACCTCGCTGCTCGCCGCCGCTCTGGCCCCCCCCGCCCTCGCCCAGTCGCGGATGCCCAACGAGCTGGGCCGCGTCATGATCCTCGAGTACCACAAGATCGATTACCCCGAGGAGCGCTGGACCCGCACCCCCGAGAACTTCCGCCGGGACCTCGAAACGCTGTACGCCCGCGGCTACCGTCTGCTCGCCCTCAACGACCTGCTCGACGCCCGCATCGCGCTGCCCGCCGGCATGACGCCGGTGGTGCTGACCTTCGACGACTCCTCGCCAGGCCAGTTCCGCTACCTCGAGCGCAACGGTACCCTGGAGATCGACCCGAAGTCGGGCGTCGGCATTTTGGAAACGTTCTTCCGGGAGCGCCCGGACTTCGGGCGGGCGGCGACGTTCTTCGTCCTGCCCGGCGCCAGCCGCCCGAACCGGCTGTTCGATCAGCCGGAGCACGAGGGCCGCAAGCTGAAGCACCTCGTCCGGCAAGGCTACGAGATCGGCAACCACACGCTCTGGCACGCGAACCTGGGCAAGTACGAGGAGGCGACCGTGCGTGCCCAGATCGCCGAGGCGCAGGTGTGGATCCAGCGCCACGTCCCTGACTACCGCCCGCGCACGCTCGCGCTGCCGCACGGCGTCTATCCCCGGGAGGTCGGCTGGGCGCTGCGCGGCACCGCCAAGGGCGCCACCTACAGCCACGACGCCATTCTGATGGTCGCCGGCGGCGCGGCGCCCTCGCCGTTCTCGCGCGGGTTCGACCCGGCCCGGCTGCCCCGCATCCAGGCCCTCGAGCGGGACCTGGCCTACTGGCTGGCGTACTTCGACCGCAACCCGGACGAGCGCTTCGTGAGCGACGGCGATCCCGCGACGGTGACGGTTCCCGCGAAGTGGCGCGAGCGCCTCCGCACGTCCATGCCCCGCGCCCTCCGCGTCATTGAACGCTAG
- a CDS encoding menaquinone biosynthesis decarboxylase: MAFADLREFVGHLEKAGQLRRVTAPVSRDLEITEITDRVSQGPAAANVALLFENVQGFSTPVLINAFGSAQRMAAALGVEQLDDLGARVAKLLDLRMPGTFFEKLRKLGDLFDLAKAGPKRVSSAPCQEVVDTANPSLAQLPILTCWPGDAGRYITLPLVFTRDPVTGARNVGMYRLQVFDDRTLGMHWQMHKGSAEHERVAVETGRPLMEVAIALGGDPVAIYSGSAPLPPGVDEMVFSGWLRGAGVPMVRAKTVDVDVPAGAEYVLEGYVDPTERRVEGPFGDHTGYYSLAREYPVFHLTAVTRRGRPLYPTTIVGRPPQEDYWLGKATERLFLPIIKMMLPEVVDLNMPAEGVFHNLVIVSIKKRYPGHARKVMMALWGMGLMALAKTIVVVSDHVNVHDLSEVAWRATGNIDPKRDLMILEGPMDDLDHAALRHRYGGKLGVDATDKGALDDIVQPWPDEIVMSEEIRERVTRRWKDYGF, translated from the coding sequence ATGGCTTTTGCCGACTTGCGCGAGTTCGTTGGGCACCTGGAGAAGGCGGGGCAGCTCCGGCGCGTCACCGCGCCCGTCTCCCGTGATCTCGAGATCACCGAGATCACCGACCGCGTGTCCCAGGGGCCGGCGGCGGCCAACGTCGCCCTCCTCTTCGAGAACGTGCAGGGCTTCTCGACGCCGGTGCTGATCAACGCGTTCGGATCCGCCCAGCGGATGGCGGCCGCCCTCGGCGTGGAGCAGCTCGACGACCTCGGGGCCCGCGTGGCCAAGCTCCTGGACCTCCGCATGCCCGGCACCTTCTTCGAGAAGCTGCGGAAGCTCGGGGACCTCTTCGATCTCGCCAAGGCCGGCCCCAAGCGCGTGAGCTCGGCGCCGTGCCAGGAGGTGGTGGACACGGCGAATCCGTCGCTGGCCCAGCTCCCGATCCTCACGTGCTGGCCGGGCGACGCCGGCCGCTACATCACGCTGCCGCTGGTGTTCACGCGGGACCCGGTGACCGGGGCCCGCAACGTCGGCATGTATCGCCTCCAGGTCTTCGACGACCGCACCCTCGGCATGCACTGGCAGATGCACAAGGGCTCGGCCGAGCACGAGCGCGTGGCCGTCGAGACCGGGCGGCCGCTGATGGAGGTGGCGATCGCGCTGGGCGGCGACCCGGTCGCGATCTACTCGGGCTCGGCGCCGCTGCCGCCCGGCGTGGACGAGATGGTCTTCTCGGGCTGGCTCCGCGGCGCGGGGGTGCCGATGGTGCGAGCGAAGACGGTGGACGTGGACGTGCCGGCCGGCGCCGAGTACGTCCTCGAGGGCTACGTCGACCCCACCGAGCGCCGCGTGGAGGGCCCCTTCGGCGATCACACCGGCTACTACTCGCTGGCGCGCGAGTACCCGGTCTTCCACCTCACCGCCGTCACGCGACGCGGGCGTCCCCTCTATCCGACGACGATCGTCGGCCGCCCGCCGCAGGAGGACTACTGGCTGGGCAAGGCCACCGAGCGGCTGTTCCTGCCGATCATCAAGATGATGCTGCCCGAGGTCGTCGATCTGAACATGCCGGCCGAGGGCGTCTTCCACAATCTGGTGATCGTGTCGATCAAGAAGCGCTACCCGGGCCACGCCCGCAAAGTGATGATGGCGCTGTGGGGAATGGGACTCATGGCCCTGGCCAAGACGATCGTCGTCGTCAGCGACCACGTGAACGTCCACGATCTGTCCGAGGTCGCCTGGCGCGCCACCGGCAACATCGACCCCAAGCGCGACCTGATGATCCTGGAGGGTCCGATGGACGACCTCGATCACGCGGCGCTGCGCCACCGCTACGGCGGCAAGCTGGGGGTCGACGCCACCGACAAGGGGGCGCTCGACGACATCGTCCAGCCGTGGCCGGACGAGATCGTGATGAGCGAGGAGATCCGAGAGCGGGTGACGCGCCGCTGGAAGGACTACGGGTTCTGA
- a CDS encoding complex I NDUFA9 subunit family protein yields the protein MFVTGATGFVGRAVIQALRADRYTVRCLVRRGSERDLQGLGAIERVEGDVLVRRGLEEDMAGCQAVIHLVGIIRERPAVASTFELVHTQGTINIIEAAAAAGVRRYLHMSALGTRPGARSRYHQTKWAAEEAVRASGLGWTIFRPSIIYGRGDAFITMLAQLERRLPVVPVIGTGRQRLQPVPVEHVAEGFAGALVLPGTEKQTYEVGGPDTVTMVELLDMIAAALGRRRVRKVYIPLSVMRPLARVLHPLPGFPVTPDQLLMLQEDNVCDPAPFYSTLGIRPVPLATGIGRMLE from the coding sequence GTGTTCGTCACCGGGGCGACGGGGTTCGTGGGGCGGGCCGTCATCCAAGCCCTTCGAGCCGACAGGTACACGGTCCGCTGTCTCGTTCGCCGGGGGTCCGAGCGCGACCTGCAGGGACTGGGCGCCATCGAGCGCGTGGAGGGCGACGTCCTGGTTCGGCGCGGCCTGGAGGAGGACATGGCGGGCTGCCAGGCCGTCATCCACCTCGTCGGCATCATCCGCGAGCGCCCGGCGGTCGCCTCCACCTTCGAGCTGGTGCACACGCAGGGCACCATCAACATCATCGAGGCGGCCGCCGCGGCCGGTGTCCGCCGGTATCTGCACATGAGCGCGCTGGGCACGCGGCCGGGCGCGCGGTCGCGCTACCACCAGACGAAGTGGGCGGCGGAAGAGGCGGTGCGCGCCAGCGGGCTCGGCTGGACGATCTTCCGCCCGTCGATAATCTACGGCCGGGGCGACGCCTTCATCACGATGCTGGCACAGCTGGAGCGGCGGCTGCCGGTGGTGCCGGTCATCGGCACCGGCCGCCAGCGATTGCAGCCGGTGCCGGTGGAGCACGTGGCCGAGGGTTTCGCGGGCGCGCTGGTCCTGCCGGGGACGGAGAAGCAGACGTACGAGGTAGGCGGGCCGGATACGGTCACGATGGTCGAGCTGCTCGATATGATCGCCGCCGCCCTCGGCCGGCGGCGGGTCCGGAAGGTCTATATCCCGCTGAGCGTCATGCGTCCCCTGGCCCGCGTCCTTCATCCGCTGCCCGGATTTCCGGTGACGCCCGACCAGCTCCTCATGCTCCAGGAAGACAACGTGTGCGATCCGGCCCCCTTCTACTCCACGCTCGGCATCCGGCCCGTGCCGCTCGCGACCGGCATCGGCCGGATGCTCGAGTGA
- a CDS encoding UbiA-like polyprenyltransferase, producing MAGRDRDERGDPRAGDAPLEGLRVLSLAGTKVAHVLDAIKFEHTVFALPFAYIAMVLAARGWPGWWTVVWVTVAMAGGRTCAMATNRVIDRFLDALNPRTAARHLPRGVLRAWELKALAAAGAALMVVAAGMLNPLCLALAPLALVFLLGYSYTKYVTWTSHWILGFTDGIAAGGGWIAVTGRLDPPALTLWFALTVWIAGFDLIYACQDVDFDRAHGLHSVPARFGIAAALTMARLNHALTAVALAALGWMTGLGPLYWVGWLVIVALLAYEHSLVRPHDLSRLNIAFFNVNGYIAVIAFIAVLAGLEW from the coding sequence GTGGCCGGACGAGATCGTGATGAGCGAGGAGATCCGAGAGCGGGTGACGCGCCGCTGGAAGGACTACGGGTTCTGAGCCTGGCCGGCACGAAGGTCGCGCACGTCCTCGACGCGATCAAGTTCGAGCACACGGTCTTCGCGCTGCCCTTCGCCTACATCGCGATGGTGCTGGCGGCGCGAGGCTGGCCCGGCTGGTGGACCGTCGTCTGGGTCACGGTGGCGATGGCAGGCGGGCGCACATGCGCGATGGCCACCAACCGAGTCATCGACCGATTCCTCGACGCGCTCAACCCGCGCACGGCGGCGCGCCACCTGCCACGCGGCGTGCTGCGCGCCTGGGAGCTGAAGGCGCTGGCGGCGGCAGGCGCCGCCCTCATGGTCGTCGCCGCCGGGATGCTGAACCCCCTCTGCCTGGCGCTGGCGCCGCTGGCGCTCGTGTTCCTCCTCGGCTATTCCTACACGAAGTACGTCACGTGGACGTCCCACTGGATCCTGGGCTTCACCGACGGCATCGCCGCCGGCGGGGGCTGGATCGCCGTCACCGGGCGCCTCGATCCGCCGGCGCTCACGCTGTGGTTCGCGCTGACCGTGTGGATCGCCGGCTTCGACCTGATCTACGCCTGCCAGGACGTCGACTTCGACCGCGCCCACGGGCTTCACTCCGTGCCCGCGCGCTTCGGCATCGCCGCCGCGCTCACCATGGCGCGCCTCAATCACGCGCTGACGGCGGTGGCCCTCGCCGCGCTCGGCTGGATGACCGGCCTCGGCCCGCTCTACTGGGTCGGCTGGCTCGTCATCGTGGCGCTCCTCGCGTACGAGCACTCGCTGGTGCGCCCCCACGATCTCTCGCGACTGAACATCGCGTTCTTCAACGTCAACGGCTACATCGCGGTGATCGCCTTCATCGCCGTCCTCGCCGGACTGGAATGGTAG
- a CDS encoding ubiquinone/menaquinone biosynthesis methyltransferase, producing MSKARDVRVMFTRIAARYDLMNSLMTAGRHHAWRRLVARAVAAAPPGLVLDLATGTGDLALAIHDRRPERLVVGADFSEGMLRQARPKLSARRATRILLLAADALALPFADKTFACVSSTFLLRNLEHLGRGLEEMRRVTLPGGRVVALDIVRPAIPLWGTLFGLYFHRVVPAMGALVAGNRHAYTYLPQSVDRFVTPAELARMMAQTGLRDVTYRTLGLGTVALHIGIA from the coding sequence GTGAGCAAAGCGCGCGACGTCCGCGTGATGTTCACGCGCATCGCCGCCCGCTACGACCTGATGAACTCCCTCATGACCGCCGGACGCCACCACGCCTGGCGCCGCCTGGTGGCCCGGGCGGTGGCCGCCGCGCCGCCCGGCCTCGTGCTCGACCTGGCGACGGGCACGGGGGACCTGGCGCTGGCCATCCATGACCGCCGCCCAGAGCGTCTGGTGGTCGGCGCCGATTTCTCCGAAGGGATGCTCCGCCAGGCCCGCCCCAAGCTCAGCGCGCGGCGCGCAACGCGCATCCTCTTGCTCGCCGCCGACGCGCTGGCCCTGCCCTTCGCCGACAAGACGTTTGCCTGCGTCAGCTCGACCTTTCTCCTGCGCAACCTGGAACATCTCGGGCGGGGCCTGGAAGAGATGCGGCGGGTGACGCTGCCGGGCGGACGGGTCGTCGCCCTCGACATCGTACGGCCGGCGATCCCGCTCTGGGGCACGCTCTTCGGCTTGTACTTCCACCGCGTCGTCCCCGCCATGGGCGCCCTGGTGGCCGGTAACCGCCACGCCTACACGTACCTGCCGCAGTCGGTCGACCGGTTCGTCACGCCGGCCGAGCTGGCCCGGATGATGGCACAGACGGGACTGCGCGACGTCACGTATCGCACCCTCGGCCTGGGGACGGTCGCCCTCCACATCGGCATCGCCTAG